The following are encoded together in the Methanosarcina flavescens genome:
- a CDS encoding MM0924 family protein, whose protein sequence is MKQEFIEKYYLGKEVEIDIGGNTTYRGIAAEVNDGVLSLKWTTKEEGYTHIDIERIAVIWKTLRGRR, encoded by the coding sequence ATGAAACAGGAGTTCATTGAGAAGTATTATCTGGGCAAAGAAGTTGAGATCGACATTGGGGGGAATACCACATACAGAGGAATTGCTGCTGAAGTCAATGATGGGGTTCTCAGCCTTAAATGGACTACAAAAGAAGAAGGCTACACTCATATTGATATAGAGAGAATTGCTGTAATATGGAAAACCCTCAGGGGTAGAAGATAA
- a CDS encoding alternate F1F0 ATPase, F1 subunit alpha has translation MDMEATSLKDILDRVFNEISEVRESSTPRLTLREVGTIKTVSTGIANVFSLPGVGFEELIKFPGDVYGIAFNVDEEEIGVVLLGEYYHLNAGDQVERTGRVMDVAVGEGLLGRVIDPLGRPLDGKGPVISSKRLPIERPSAAIMNRSPVSVPLQTGIKVIDALIPVGRGQRELILGDRQTGKTAIAIDTILNQRDYDVLCVYCAIGQRASAVARAVATLREKGAMDYTVVVVTEGNDPSGLTYIAPYAATSIAEYFMEAGRDVLIVYDDLTNHARAYRELSLLLRRPPGREAYPGDIFYIHSRLLERATHLFEKLGGGSLTALPIIETEAQNISAYIPTNLISITDGQIYLSPSLFELGVLPAVDVGKSVSRVGGKAQLAAYREVAGDLKLAYSQFEELEAFTRFGARLDENTRRIIEHGRRIRALLKQPESSPLPVPDQIVLLLALNAKLFDSVPLDRMEEAEASLRRAVADIPAEVREHLKADAELTDNDRKTILGIARKALEHFQPRAETENESEAKAGEKSVPESQTGDKTGQEVQTEGKPEPEAEEKQ, from the coding sequence ATGGACATGGAAGCTACAAGCCTGAAGGATATTTTAGATAGGGTTTTCAATGAGATCAGCGAGGTACGTGAGTCATCCACTCCAAGGCTTACTCTAAGGGAGGTTGGCACTATAAAGACGGTCTCTACAGGTATTGCCAATGTCTTCAGCCTTCCTGGTGTGGGTTTTGAGGAACTGATAAAGTTTCCCGGCGATGTGTATGGGATTGCTTTTAACGTGGACGAAGAGGAAATCGGGGTTGTCCTGCTCGGCGAATACTATCATCTGAATGCAGGGGACCAGGTTGAACGTACTGGTAGGGTTATGGATGTAGCTGTAGGCGAGGGTTTGTTAGGGCGAGTGATCGATCCTCTGGGCCGCCCATTGGACGGCAAAGGACCTGTAATCTCCAGTAAGCGCTTGCCTATTGAGCGCCCCAGTGCAGCAATTATGAACCGTTCTCCTGTCAGCGTGCCCCTTCAAACAGGTATCAAAGTTATTGATGCGTTAATTCCAGTAGGACGTGGCCAGAGAGAGTTAATTTTAGGAGATCGTCAGACTGGAAAAACTGCAATTGCAATTGATACAATCCTCAATCAGCGCGATTATGATGTCCTATGTGTTTATTGTGCAATTGGTCAGCGTGCCTCAGCAGTTGCCAGGGCAGTAGCAACCTTGCGCGAAAAAGGTGCAATGGATTATACTGTCGTTGTGGTGACTGAGGGCAACGACCCATCAGGACTAACCTATATTGCTCCTTATGCTGCTACTAGCATTGCAGAGTATTTTATGGAAGCTGGCCGGGATGTGCTAATTGTTTATGACGACCTGACCAATCATGCGCGTGCTTATCGCGAACTTTCCCTCTTGCTTCGCCGCCCTCCGGGGCGTGAAGCGTATCCTGGCGATATTTTTTATATCCACTCACGGTTATTGGAGCGAGCTACCCACCTGTTCGAAAAGCTAGGTGGGGGCTCACTTACTGCTCTTCCCATTATTGAAACCGAAGCACAGAATATTTCAGCCTATATTCCAACCAATTTGATTTCAATTACTGACGGGCAGATTTACCTCTCACCTTCATTGTTTGAGCTGGGAGTACTGCCTGCAGTTGATGTCGGCAAATCTGTTTCCCGCGTAGGCGGTAAAGCACAGCTTGCTGCCTACCGCGAAGTGGCTGGAGATCTAAAGCTAGCCTACTCGCAGTTTGAAGAACTCGAAGCTTTTACCCGGTTTGGTGCCAGGCTGGATGAGAACACACGCAGGATAATAGAGCATGGCAGGCGTATCCGTGCCCTTCTCAAGCAGCCGGAATCCTCTCCATTGCCCGTACCCGATCAAATTGTTCTTCTGCTTGCTTTAAATGCTAAACTTTTCGACAGCGTGCCACTTGATCGGATGGAGGAGGCTGAAGCGTCCCTACGCAGGGCAGTAGCTGATATCCCTGCAGAGGTGCGCGAACATCTCAAAGCTGATGCAGAATTGACCGACAATGACCGAAAAACAATCCTTGGGATCGCGCGTAAAGCACTGGAACATTTTCAGCCCAGAGCCGAAACAGAGAATGAGTCAGAAGCTAAAGCTGGGGAAAAATCCGTGCCTGAATCCCAGACTGGCGATAAAACAGGGCAGGAAGTTCAAACTGAAGGAAAACCCGAACCGGAGGCTGAAGAGAAACAATGA
- a CDS encoding DUF7544 domain-containing protein — MSWYGIEAVYRAISRTRKVLFEPFDFWKWAKLAIIILLGGAGSGYGSSTNYSTEMQDLGNNFPIIELPATLSIPAILIAVLFFLILVLILSYISSVMEFVFVESLVRNEVKFWAYSRRFLGKGFYLLLVRLAIGLVFLVLLGIAFLPILPIILESPSDFAWPKLLGEIFWLVGLFILLALLAIAIESFISLAIPVSIYRDKGILPAFRMIYGNFRKSWKEVVVYWLVRFALGIGTGIIVIFLFVLMMLVLVLGFLIFDGVLYFLFSLLVSESFIWILLTPFIIIELFLILGTLFFLSVPFVVFMKYHLLSFLEAWFADAEIPFFDAPVVEPENGFNKPEPGF, encoded by the coding sequence ATGAGCTGGTACGGAATAGAAGCAGTATATAGAGCTATCTCAAGAACAAGAAAAGTTCTTTTTGAACCTTTTGACTTCTGGAAATGGGCAAAACTCGCAATTATCATTCTGTTAGGCGGGGCTGGATCGGGTTATGGGAGTTCGACCAATTACAGTACGGAGATGCAAGACTTAGGAAACAATTTTCCGATTATTGAACTCCCAGCAACTTTGTCAATCCCCGCAATTTTAATAGCAGTATTATTCTTTCTTATTCTAGTTTTGATTCTTTCGTATATTTCCAGTGTCATGGAGTTTGTTTTTGTGGAATCCCTTGTTAGAAACGAAGTAAAGTTCTGGGCTTATTCACGAAGGTTCCTTGGAAAGGGATTCTATCTACTGCTGGTGCGCTTAGCCATAGGGCTTGTATTTCTGGTGCTCCTTGGAATAGCCTTTCTCCCCATTCTCCCCATTATCCTCGAAAGTCCTTCTGATTTTGCCTGGCCTAAATTGCTTGGAGAGATTTTCTGGCTTGTGGGATTATTTATCTTATTAGCTCTGCTTGCGATTGCAATAGAATCCTTTATCAGTCTTGCAATCCCAGTTTCCATTTACCGGGATAAAGGCATCCTTCCAGCTTTCCGCATGATTTATGGAAATTTCAGAAAAAGCTGGAAGGAGGTTGTAGTTTACTGGCTTGTCAGGTTTGCACTCGGGATAGGGACGGGCATTATTGTAATTTTTCTCTTCGTGCTGATGATGCTGGTTCTGGTGCTTGGTTTCCTTATTTTTGACGGGGTTCTGTACTTCTTATTTTCTCTGCTTGTATCGGAATCTTTTATCTGGATACTCCTGACCCCCTTTATCATTATAGAACTGTTTTTAATCCTGGGGACCCTGTTTTTCCTTAGTGTTCCCTTTGTGGTTTTCATGAAATATCATCTGCTGAGCTTCCTCGAAGCCTGGTTTGCAGATGCAGAAATTCCTTTCTTTGATGCTCCTGTCGTAGAACCTGAAAACGGGTTTAATAAGCCTGAGCCAGGTTTTTGA
- a CDS encoding F0F1 ATP synthase subunit gamma, producing the protein MSETLASLRLKIDRANDLQSVVRTMKALAASNVGQYEKSVSALSDYYRTVELGLSTCFREIGTSVTPSKRKKQMSTGTVGAVVFGSDQGLVGQFNDIIKDYAVKKLAALPGKVQVWGVGERVYSRLAEAGLPLVGLFAVPNSVKAITPLIGQILLESEKLRSQDENTELYLFYNRHKTRITYEPVSQRLLPLDETWQSDLAKLSWPTKNLPEVIGDSEETTRAIISEYLFVSLFRACAESLASENSSRLAAMQRADKNIEELLENLNGEFYRVRQSGIDEELFEVVSGFEALSRSRSSDHRKGNMTEHKLWIKREADK; encoded by the coding sequence ATGAGCGAAACTCTGGCAAGTCTGCGCCTAAAAATCGATAGAGCAAATGATCTTCAATCTGTCGTTCGAACAATGAAAGCTCTGGCAGCCTCAAATGTAGGACAATATGAAAAATCAGTCAGTGCATTGTCTGACTACTATCGTACAGTTGAGTTAGGATTGAGCACATGTTTCCGGGAAATCGGAACCTCAGTTACTCCTTCAAAACGAAAAAAGCAGATGAGTACTGGCACGGTGGGTGCTGTTGTATTTGGTTCAGATCAGGGGCTGGTAGGTCAGTTTAATGATATTATAAAGGATTATGCCGTCAAGAAGCTGGCAGCTTTGCCAGGCAAAGTTCAGGTTTGGGGTGTAGGTGAACGTGTTTATTCACGTTTGGCAGAAGCGGGTTTGCCACTTGTCGGGCTGTTTGCGGTACCAAACTCTGTCAAGGCTATTACTCCGCTTATAGGACAGATTCTTTTGGAGAGCGAAAAGCTTCGCAGCCAGGACGAGAATACTGAACTCTATCTTTTTTATAACCGCCACAAAACCAGGATTACTTATGAGCCAGTCAGTCAGCGATTGCTGCCACTGGACGAGACCTGGCAAAGTGATCTGGCTAAACTCTCCTGGCCAACTAAGAACCTGCCTGAAGTCATAGGGGACAGCGAAGAAACCACACGAGCGATAATAAGTGAATACCTTTTCGTCTCACTTTTTCGGGCTTGTGCCGAATCCCTGGCAAGTGAAAATTCGAGCAGGCTGGCAGCAATGCAGCGTGCCGACAAAAATATTGAGGAATTGCTTGAGAACCTTAATGGAGAATTTTACCGTGTGCGGCAGAGTGGCATCGACGAGGAGCTGTTTGAGGTTGTCTCAGGCTTCGAAGCGCTATCCAGGTCTCGCAGTTCTGATCACCGCAAAGGCAATATGACTGAGCACAAACTCTGGATAAAACGAGAAGCTGATAAATAA
- the ileS gene encoding isoleucine--tRNA ligase translates to MIKEITAKYNAEQIEKKVTQLWEDSEAYRKTREHRKTGKKLFFVDGPPYTTGHIHLGTAWNKIIKDSILRYYSMNNHNILERPGWDMHGLPIEVKVEGVLGFKSKKDIESFGVENFIEKCKEFALTQKQAMTEQFQRLGVWMNWEDPYMTLKDNYIEAAWWTLKQANEKALLEVGKRSVNWCPRCETAIADSEVEYSERTDPSIYVKFKVKGEENTFIVIWTTTPWTIPANVAVAVHPDFEYSKFRAIRQDGSEEILITATDLIKNVLKQGRYVDYEVLETMRGDKLTKLEYESPVWDLVPIQNEIKHGVYLADFVAVENTGCVHIAPGHGLDDFNLGVKYNLPILCPVGPNGSYTEEAGEYAGKNVREANPIIVEDLRERNRLLAEGTITHRYGHCWRCKTPIIYLATEQWFLKVTEIKDKMLEEIDAVDWYPDWAGSARFRTWVEGARDWCISRQRYWGIPIPVWKCKKCGKLEVIGTKAELLEKSGTAGDIELHRPYVDKVTIPCECGGEKKRVEDVFDVWFDSAVASWATLKFPQTREQFDEWWPADFITEGHDQTRGWFYSQLGASMVGFGQAPYKSVLMHGFTLDAGGKKMSKSLGNVISPMDIVGRFGADTLRAYVLSSSAPWDDLKFNLEEVETIHRSINILWNVFRFPLPYMALDNFNPLKISLDSVKDALRVEDRWILSRVQSVVKTVDEAMSGYLLHKAVREIMEFILEDLSRWYIQLIRPRTWTEAEDPDKLAAYCVLYEVYVTLTKLISPFMPYLAEEMYQNLIRNADSSALESVHMCDWPTVNEAYLDPELESAMDTVRSIVEATSNARQKAGRKLRWPVSRIIVSPESEDAAKAVESLRSVLMDQTNSKAIVLTPVGKSWDELGLEVIPDPGKIGPVFKKDAGKVIPALQKVDGFALKKAFSEAGEFELSLADGTTVTVTSNMANFKETLPEGTASAEFDAGLVYVDANLTPELEAEGYAREVIRRLQDMRKELDLVVDENIRVSVRIGDERVLKLVETLKDLIAEEVRADILELGSDIDVSGALVKDWDVEGIAMKMGIAKSKP, encoded by the coding sequence ATGATAAAAGAAATCACTGCCAAATATAATGCAGAGCAAATCGAAAAGAAGGTAACGCAGCTCTGGGAAGATAGCGAAGCTTATCGAAAAACCCGAGAGCACCGCAAGACCGGAAAAAAGCTTTTTTTTGTTGATGGACCCCCATATACGACCGGACATATCCACCTTGGGACTGCCTGGAACAAGATCATTAAAGACTCCATTCTTCGCTATTATTCCATGAATAACCATAATATCCTCGAGCGCCCGGGCTGGGATATGCACGGCCTGCCAATCGAGGTCAAAGTCGAAGGTGTGCTAGGCTTCAAATCGAAAAAGGACATAGAGAGCTTTGGGGTAGAGAATTTCATTGAAAAATGCAAGGAATTCGCTCTCACCCAGAAACAGGCAATGACCGAACAATTCCAGAGGCTTGGGGTCTGGATGAACTGGGAAGACCCCTACATGACCTTAAAAGACAACTACATCGAGGCTGCCTGGTGGACCCTTAAGCAGGCAAACGAAAAAGCCCTGCTTGAAGTTGGCAAGCGCTCGGTCAACTGGTGCCCACGCTGTGAGACGGCAATTGCGGATTCAGAGGTTGAATATTCCGAAAGAACCGACCCTTCCATTTATGTGAAATTCAAGGTCAAAGGTGAGGAAAACACCTTCATAGTCATCTGGACAACAACCCCCTGGACAATTCCTGCAAACGTAGCTGTAGCCGTACATCCAGACTTTGAATACTCGAAATTCAGAGCTATCAGGCAGGACGGTTCCGAAGAAATTTTGATTACGGCTACAGACCTTATCAAAAATGTCCTTAAACAGGGAAGGTATGTTGACTACGAAGTACTTGAAACGATGCGCGGTGACAAGCTTACAAAACTTGAGTACGAAAGCCCTGTCTGGGATCTTGTGCCCATCCAGAATGAGATAAAGCACGGAGTTTATCTTGCCGATTTCGTAGCTGTAGAAAACACAGGCTGTGTACATATCGCCCCTGGACACGGTCTGGATGACTTTAACCTTGGTGTGAAGTATAACCTTCCGATTCTCTGCCCGGTGGGCCCGAATGGTTCCTATACCGAGGAAGCCGGGGAATATGCAGGCAAGAATGTAAGGGAAGCAAACCCGATTATAGTTGAAGATCTCAGGGAACGCAACAGGTTGCTTGCGGAAGGGACAATCACGCACAGGTACGGGCACTGCTGGCGCTGCAAAACGCCCATTATCTATCTGGCAACCGAACAGTGGTTCCTCAAAGTTACCGAGATAAAAGATAAGATGCTTGAGGAAATCGATGCTGTAGACTGGTACCCTGATTGGGCAGGTTCAGCCCGTTTCAGAACCTGGGTGGAAGGCGCCCGGGATTGGTGTATCTCCAGGCAGCGTTACTGGGGAATTCCCATACCGGTCTGGAAGTGTAAAAAGTGCGGAAAGCTTGAGGTAATAGGGACCAAAGCCGAACTGCTGGAAAAATCAGGAACAGCCGGGGACATCGAACTTCACCGACCCTATGTGGATAAAGTCACTATCCCCTGTGAGTGCGGCGGAGAGAAGAAGCGCGTGGAAGACGTTTTTGATGTCTGGTTTGATTCGGCTGTCGCTTCATGGGCTACCCTGAAGTTCCCGCAGACACGGGAGCAGTTCGATGAATGGTGGCCTGCTGACTTTATCACTGAGGGACATGACCAAACCCGTGGCTGGTTCTATTCTCAACTGGGAGCAAGCATGGTAGGCTTCGGACAGGCGCCATATAAGAGTGTGCTCATGCACGGTTTTACGCTTGATGCGGGCGGAAAGAAAATGTCCAAGAGCCTTGGAAACGTGATTTCACCGATGGATATCGTTGGCAGGTTCGGGGCTGATACCCTGCGTGCCTATGTGCTTTCTTCAAGTGCGCCCTGGGACGACCTGAAATTCAACCTTGAAGAAGTGGAAACTATCCACCGTTCAATTAATATTCTCTGGAATGTTTTCAGGTTCCCTCTGCCATACATGGCGCTTGACAATTTTAATCCTTTAAAAATTAGCCTGGATTCCGTAAAAGACGCGCTCAGGGTGGAGGACAGATGGATTCTCTCAAGAGTCCAATCCGTTGTCAAAACCGTGGACGAAGCGATGAGCGGGTATCTGCTGCATAAAGCCGTGCGCGAAATCATGGAGTTTATTCTGGAAGACCTCTCCCGCTGGTATATCCAGCTTATCCGCCCAAGAACCTGGACCGAGGCTGAGGATCCCGATAAGCTTGCAGCTTATTGCGTGCTTTATGAAGTCTATGTAACCCTTACGAAGTTGATCTCGCCTTTCATGCCTTACCTGGCTGAAGAGATGTACCAGAACCTGATCCGAAACGCAGACTCGAGCGCACTGGAATCGGTTCATATGTGCGATTGGCCGACAGTCAATGAAGCTTATCTCGATCCTGAACTTGAGTCAGCAATGGACACTGTGCGTTCTATTGTGGAAGCCACCTCAAATGCCCGCCAGAAAGCAGGAAGAAAGCTCAGATGGCCTGTATCCCGAATAATTGTTTCCCCTGAAAGTGAGGATGCAGCAAAGGCTGTCGAGAGCTTGCGCTCAGTCCTTATGGATCAGACTAATTCCAAGGCAATTGTGCTGACGCCTGTAGGCAAGAGCTGGGATGAACTCGGGCTTGAAGTGATTCCAGACCCGGGCAAAATAGGCCCTGTTTTCAAGAAAGATGCAGGAAAAGTCATTCCTGCCCTGCAGAAAGTTGACGGCTTTGCCCTGAAGAAAGCTTTCTCTGAGGCTGGCGAGTTTGAACTCTCCCTTGCAGACGGAACAACGGTTACAGTAACTTCGAACATGGCAAATTTCAAAGAGACCCTGCCCGAAGGTACAGCAAGTGCAGAATTCGATGCTGGCCTTGTCTATGTAGATGCGAACCTGACTCCCGAACTGGAAGCTGAAGGATATGCAAGAGAAGTAATTCGCAGGCTTCAGGATATGAGGAAAGAACTTGACCTTGTCGTGGATGAAAATATCCGCGTCTCGGTCCGGATTGGAGATGAAAGAGTATTGAAGCTCGTTGAAACCCTCAAGGATCTGATTGCAGAAGAGGTAAGAGCCGATATCCTTGAGCTTGGCAGCGATATCGATGTTTCCGGAGCCCTTGTGAAAGACTGGGATGTCGAGGGCATTGCCATGAAGATGGGTATTGCAAAAAGTAAACCCTGA